Genomic DNA from Betta splendens chromosome 10, fBetSpl5.4, whole genome shotgun sequence:
GGTCGACATGGAGTTAAGTTCATCTGTTTTGTGGTCCTTTGTGCCTTGAACAGGTTTCCTTTTTACCATCTTAAACAAGGCTGCATACGTTCAATCTACAGAGCCGAGCCTTCACACATAATGAGGGTCTAATTCTCTGCATACTACCACCACAACAATCACAATCAGAAATATGAGTTGGTGCCTTGTCCTGGTTGTTGATCTGAAAAATATAGAAAGGGTTTGTTATAGCTATCTGCTGCAACACAATATATATTAGGAAGGAAAATGAATAAGTAAATCAGACTAAACCTGTTACTTACTTGAAAGTTGCTGTTGCAGCTGCCTGACtagagctgctgtctgctgctgctgctgagtctgcTGCATTCCCTGTCGTGGAAACTGAGATATGAACACTTTATTAGAATGATTTTATAGGTTTATTTACCTAGTCCTACTGACTAGGGTCTCTCTGGACAccataaattaaatgaattcatttcagaggaaaatgtctgattacataactttaaaaaaaataaagcttaaataGAAGGTGCTTATCCAAGTAGTTGCTACTAACTCCATGTCTCCTTACGCTCAAACCCCAGAACGTTGTTAGGACTGAACGCCTGAAGGTTCATGGGACGTACCATGGGTTGCTGTGGGGGCAGTGGCTGCATGCCCAGGCCTTGGTTCTGTGCCTGACCTGGTGGTGGCACTGCTGagacctgttgctgctgttgttgtgtaacctgctgctgaggaggaacctGCTGTGACTGgacctgttgctgttgctgctgttgctgctgttgctgaacttgttgctgctgctgaaaaagaAATTAGTTTAGTTAGAGATAATGTCTTGCAGTTTTTAATTTTCAGATTGTCCTGCAGCAAGACTGTAGACATACTGGACCACAGCCCTTGATAGTCAGGGTCAGTATAAACTAATATAAATCAAGTCATGTACTCTGATTGCTGCTTGCTGTCTGaggtactgctgctgctgctgctgttgctgttgttgttgctgttgctgttgctgctgctgtgctgcttgttgttgttgctgctgctgttgttgttctgccAGCATCTGGTTGGGCCTCATGCCTGGGTGGATGCCCTGGCCTCCAATGTGACCAAGACCATGCATGATTGGAGTCTGCTGGGGGGGCTGGTGGGCAAACCTAAGGTTTACAGGGTAGAACACAAAAGAACAATCGGGATGTAGTGATGCCTTGAATATAAACTGTGACAAAAATTGAACACAAGTGCTACCGAGCAGAAAACAATAGTTCTATATTGAACTCGACTGACCTCGGTGTGTTCTGCATGTTGTGTACATAGCCTGGGGCCTGCTGGTGAACGTAACCACTGGGCCTGGGCTGCATTTGCCTAAGAGGATCCACCACAGCCAGGTTGGCTCCAGGATGGGTGCCCTGGAAGCTTTGGTTCCCATAGGAGGAAGAAACTATACCACTACCTTGgggttgatgctgctgcatccCCAATGGAGTTCCATATGTGGTATAGCCCtgagatatgttttaaatgaacataatattgaaaaaaatatttatttcaagaCAGGATTATTGATGCACTGAACATCAGCATGTGACTCCTTTTCTTAATCGTTTCACAAATGAGGTTTACACATAACCTATCTATTAAAATATGTATCAAATGAGTTGTGCATGTCTCAAAATAGATTTACCTGAGATGCCTGCATAGGCGTGTATTGTTGGTTGGGTGGTTGTCTCATCGCTATTATGCTCTGattctaaaaacacaaaaaacagattCAATGCAAGGGTTAAAAGCTGATTTTATGAATGTAATTTGCAAAAACATCTAAATTATATTCCCAATGTAATCAAACACTAAGCAACAGTTAAACAAATCATCATGAATCTGGCCCAGTTAAGTAACCACCCATTTGTCCAAATCTACGTGCTGGATGTCTCAGGACAGATTGACTCACCAGTCTGACCTGTAGCTGATGACGCAGCATCTGACCCTGTGGTATAGGGTTGCTAGGCTGGGGTTTGTAACCCACTGGGTATTTATTGTCCAGTCCAATCATGCCGGGCATGCTGGGCATCATGCCAGGATAGGTGGGTCGAGTGGGCATCACTTTGATCTGCTGGTTGCGGGGAGGTCTGTAAGGAGGTTCTAGACCTGGACCACCTGTGGGGGAAACAGGTGGACGGACATAAACCACAGTGACATGACATGTATAGGTTAGTGTTTCTCCTGAGCTCTTACCTGGAGGTAGAGGCTGATTCTGTGTGTAAATGACGCTTTGCTGGCTGTAGGGCATCCTGCCATAGGGGTGGTTCTGCATCAGCTCAGGTGGCATGTTAGTCGCATAACTCACAGCACCTGGGTTACGGTTCATGTAGTCCTGCTGAGAAGAACAAGTAAAATGTGTCTCTTTATAAACCTGATTGTTGCCACGTGTTCACACAACAATACACCAAAAATCTCATTGAAACCACTTAATTTCACAAACTGACGTTAGTGACCTCTGTCTTGGCGGATGTGGAagtctttttcttcttgttgggtttcttcttgtttgtgtctgtgggcaCATTAGGTACATTCTTCTCTGGTTTCACTGCTTCCATTATTTTCTTCTCTGGTTCCTGGGAGACAGGTGTGaggggctcctcctcctcagggggCAGGGGAAGTGGCTCCAGATAGTAGCTTCGAGGTTTGGGCTTCAGGTGGGTGTGGTAGAGCAAaaaacgctgctgctcctcaaaTTTAGCCACCTTGCGGTCCATCCGCACCATACCAAACCAGCCCCAGGAGAGAGGGGCGGAGTGTTTGAGCCCCTCAAAAACATCCCAGGGAGAAATCTTCTGTTTGGTGGACACTTGAAGGCCCTGATGGGAGACGCAGCAGTCTTAAACTCAAGAATCTGACAGGATTTCCTACTTGCAGGTAGTCGTCGCAAGCATGTGATAAACATCTTACCTCCTTCTCAAAGCCAGCAATCTTGTTACCCTTTGTGTCTATTAAAGAGCCCTGAGGCTCACAGGTTATGACATCACGGGTTTGCTTTGGCAGTGGCAAAAGCTGACGAACCTTTTCCAAACTTTCTGACTGCCGATCTCCAAGCTCTTTCTGTGGAAAAAAATTTGGCACATTGTGGAAATTATGACAATGTGACCTTTTATTTCTTCACAATTCACTTTGTCCTTCGAACTAAACTCCGACTAAGGATTTAAAGCACACAGTTGCCCAGGTCATAAATTAGGAATGGTGTGATGTTCTTACCCTGAGCTTTTTGACCAGGTTCATATAAGCTCTCTTATTCTCCTCCATGCTTCCCTGAGAGATACTGGACATATCAGCAGCCAATGTGCCATTAATCAGCACACTCAACATGTCTAAGACTGTTGTGAAGAGCTCACTGttggagagaaacaaacacGAGTAAGGCTCATCATGCTAATTGTTCTGGCATaagagctgtgtgtgagtgatgtgTGGATGGCAGTAGTAGTCAACACTCACTTATTGGACTGCATGTCCACTGTGCCACTGCTGATGATGTCAAGCAGTAGCACTGCCCACTCAGTGGTCTGCTGGGTGCTGCGCTGCACCGTGTCAAACATGCCACCCACCTGTCGGCGGGGAAGAGAACGATCGTGAAAATCTGGTCACTTAAAAATGTACTTAATAGCAGCAGCAACAATAGCAGTGCTTCCAATTCCTTTGATAGGAAActgattggaaaaaaaaactgaactaaTTCTAGACAGTCAGGTTCTTACAAGATTCAGGCGCAACTTCAGAGCCTCGTGCATCATCTGCTTTGCCTTGCAGTCATCCTGGTACTGGTCTTCTCTCCAGTTGGTAGCAATCTGCTGAACTTGGCTGTAGAGAGAGGTGAGGAGGCCTTCCCTCTGTTCATCCTGTCCTTTCAAGCAGGTCAGCACCAAAGACAAGAACGGCTGCTGGCTCAGCAGTGACatgctgaggaggagatgatgTTATTTACCACGTGGCTCACTTTTATGTATCGTATCTTTGACGGTTTGACATgagtgacacaaaataaaattgtccattcaatatttttttaacagccatattaaatgaaataatacttTCTAGTATTACATAAAAAGCAACCtaccttttctgtttttgtctgtctctctcttttcgtGATGAAGAGCCCACATGCTGtcctttctccagctcctcacctgctgccttcaGAACATGGCCCTGTACTGACGTGGGCAGCTTGGCTATCAACGGAGCCACCAACCAAACCCCTGACCGCTCCGATGAACTGCAGATTGAACCCAAATATTAGACTAAAAAAAATATCACTGAATGCAAATGAGAATAAAGTCAAAACTAAGCTgagtttataaaaataaatcaattacTGTGAGTAAACAAGCAGGACACACCTTAAAATAGGTTTCATTTTGCTTgggatgctgctgttgttggatGCTGAACcaccctgagctgctgctccattcCCTGATAGATTACTGGAATTCATCTCAGCTGATTTTTGAAACACCTCAATAGTGGCCTTGGCTATGTTCTCCAAAAGTGAGTAAAGCTcctgtataaaaataaacaataatatcAATTTAACAAAAACTGCCTGTTTAAAATTTACACTTCAAAGACAAACACCGTCTCCACTGACATTGTTTGTGCTCTGCTTGATCATCAACTGCAGCTCCAGAGACGATTGCCTCATCGTCCATTGATCCATGTtctgtaaaacagaaaatgtcacTATGAGTCATAGACATTTTCTACAGCTGTGAAAAGGATCAGTACAGCTCCTCTATCTTTGATACAACCAGGAGATGGCAGTAATACCTTGTAGATCTGATTTAAAATGGCAGCCCGCTATAACAAATTATAATCATGACACAGTCTGGCTCACTCAGTCTCTCAAACTCAGTGTACCAACATAAGGATTAACATGCAAAAAGGAAAAACGCTATTTTGTTTGTGTACTAGACCTGCAGGATGCGTTTAATGCGCTGCCTCTGAGGGTTGTCACCATCATCACTGTCCAGCTGACGGTGAGGATAGCAAataagctgcagcagccgctgggcctGAATGTTCACCAGCACAGGGTCTTGGAGGGCACTGCTGTCCTCAGACAGAGACTTGAGGCAGCGCTCTCCAACCCACTCCTGTGTGAATAGGCAGCAAGTAAGTCAGTAAATCAGATTTTTTATTCAATTCACATTATGGCTTTCCTACTGTCCAACTCATTGTAACTCAGTTCCTCACCTGTTGGCAGATCGTCTTCAGAACATACTTTGCATAAACATCTAAGCTGGCTGTTTCTATGGAGACATTTCGCCCTTCAGATATGTCATCGAGGCCAGCGGGGTGCGACAGTCCGGAGCCTCTTAGCTCAGCATCGCCTTAACATGAGAAAACCAGTAAAAACTCTTAGTAATTGCGCTTTCATATGATATTATCcaaaacataaatacacaggTGTGCAAAGGCTGTTACCCAGCATGAAGACAGCTTTGAGAACAGCAAATACTGCTCCAACAACTATGCTGTTCTGAGAAGCAGCGAGAAGATGACGATCGCAAGACGACCGGATACCGACTGAAGATTTATCTGCAAAATCGTTACAACGTTATAAGAAACAAGTCACAGTATTATCCCAGGTTAACTCAAACAATACTGTTCCACTTGTGTTTGCTACCTGACTTCACTCCGTCTTGGGGGAAAGGGTTGCGTTGCGGCGTCTTAAAAAGGTGCAACAGAATCCGGCAGGTGAGTCTGGCTCCTGGCTCAGAGTCCTGCTCGCTGCAGGCTGAAAGCAAGTTTGGACACAGATGCATTGATTAAAGTTTCCACATGTCTATGCCTACATAAATTACCACATCAAAGTCACACATCTAAATTTAAACTTTGTCCTAGATAGACTTCTCATTAGGCAGGATGAAGGGGAATTTTTAACAGAGAAAGTGAGAACAAAGCATTTACCACCAGCAAGAGTAGCTGGCGTTTCGTGTGTGTACAAAGTGAAAGGagccaaaccaaaccaaaccaagccGCAAATGGGACTTTGAGTCCAAGTTGGGGAATGAGAGGCACTTTGTTGGCTTGTGTACAAAGTGCACCAGTGCTTCATGGACCCAGATCAAAAGTGCTACTCTCAGATAGAAGTAATGCATTTTATAAGGCTTTGGCATTCCTCCCTAGGAGTCTAGCTGCAATGCACAGTTCGCTCATTTACAGAGTGCCTAATGGCTAACGCCTAATggattatatatacatatacagaaAGGGTGAAACAGCACAAAGAACCCTCGGAAAAGCTGTATTACACAGAGGAACAATAGAAGTGGAAGTCTTGGTGAGCAAATGGACCCACTTCAAAAGGTTTTTTGAGTGGTGTTCATGTACCCCAGGTGGCACTTATGTAGAGAGGGTACTTAGGAAGAACATGCAGGCCAGCTAATTTCACAAAATGTAATATAGTTTAATACATTAACTGTTAACTTTAACACCTGCATGCTACAAGCTGCAGTCGAGAGTGTGAAATGTTCTTAACCAGCAGAGGTCTAAATAAGAAGTGTTAAAAAAATGACTGACAGTCAAAGCAGACAACAAAGAGGTTGTAAACAGACAGACTTAATTCCTTGCACCCACTCATAACACGGGACTTTTAATTTGGAGTGATCCTTACCTGCATTGAGGAGGGAAGGAATGGCCACACATCGAACCAGGTCTTCTAGGAGTAGGCACTGTCTCGCAATAAGAATGGCTACAAAGGTGGCCAGGGAATCATGAAAGGACAAATCGCTAACCTGAAGGACACAAGGTGGTGATAAACATTTAATGATTAAAAATGAGATCaagaattaaatgttttaaataagaGAAGACATATGAGGGCAAAAACCAAACAGGAACAGGTAAAAATAAACAACTTACGTCCACGTTACACAGCAAGTCATTGAAGCCACAGTTGCCATTGTTAGAAGAACAGCAGAGAGCTTTGAGGATGCCAAGCCACTCAGCGCTCAGGGAACGACAGTAGGCTGTCAACTCTGCACACAGGATCCCGATGTCGTTCACTCTGAAAGCACATTATAAAGATATAAAACAGGCCAACACAGACTTCGCAGCTCAGCCTTTTATCATCGTGTTGCGGGGAGAAACACACCTCTCGGGATCCCGGTGATCCACACAGACGTCCATGAGCACGTTACAGACAAAGCTGTAGCGATTGGCGGGGCTGTCGTTGAGAATTTTGCCCACCATGGAGTGGTTGAAGTTGTGGGCTGAGGGGTTGGCGATGGCCTCCATCATGAACACAGGATCCCAAAGCATGTTGGAGTCTGATGGGTCAATGTTGCAGTAGATGGAGTTTTTCACTTTGGAGCAGAATTCACTGTAAGATAAGGAGAAGCAACGgaataaacagctgttttggTACACAGAGCTAAATATGCATGTTTGATAAAGTAACAAaaacttttttccccccattttaCCTGAAGATCTCGCCAAACTTGTTCTTGAGGTGACTACAGGAAGTGTAGAGGTCATACAGGTAGGCCAAGATGCACCGCTCAGCGGAGGAACACTCGGCTGGGTTCACGCCTGATTTCACTACAATACGCAACCTATGAAACAGAAGATTACACCTATGAATCAACAGCTCGGTCAGTTACCAACTAAAAGTTGCCTCACTTTCCATTATGACTGCTCACAAAACACACTTCAATATCAAGTAACTGTCAAGCCCCCTAATTAAATCGCTTTACTTTTATACTTAATGCATCCAAGACGGCGCTAAAATAACAATTTGCCATTTTCCATTTGCCAGATAATTTGTTGTCCTGGTGTAACTAACACCCCCAACAACAAGCTTGGCACAAAATCCCAATAAAACCACAAACTCGTGTTTTTACTCAGCAGTGTTTGCTCAAGTGAGATGCGCTACGACGTTACACCAGCTTTAAGAGGGTCGTGTAGCGGAAAAACCGCCGTCTATAATTGCATTCGTTTtaattaaaggttttatttgaGCCATCTTTCTCTTTAGCAATTTACCTCATAATTACTTTATACAAGAGCGACTGCAATATCAGCTACATTTCCGTAAGTACCGGCATCACAAACAACCCAAAACCAGCATCAGAAACTAACTGTCCTGTCAGCATTCCTGCGACAATAAAAACTCATTAAAAACAGAAGTTAAGAATCTTTAACTTGGTGCTGTAACCACAAACATccattttattactttaattacACGTCCTACTGATTTCTTAATGTTGCAAACATCCTTTTAATTGTAGGATCCAATTTCTGTTTTGGTTGATTTACAAactaaacaaaccaaacaatcCAGACTCTATGAAATGTAATGTGAAAACACATAGAGTTTGTGCATACCCATCAAAAACCTGCGCTGTCTGCTCCGGATTGAGAATGAGGCAGGAGTGGTACCTCCTTAGTACAGCTAcaatacacagacacaggctgGTGGTGTAGCTGCCGACCAAACTGGAcgacttcagcagcagctcggctTCCACCAGGCTCAACTCATTCAGAAGCTACGAGACACACACCATAAATAGAGGTTACACATTGTGGTGAATGAAAGAAGAAGCATGTAAATTGGAAAAGCATTAGTGATAAAGTTGACCGTACCTGAATAGCAAAGTCTATGAGGCCACTAATGTTGAGCGAATACTCCATGAGGTCAAAGATGAACTGAATGTGCTGGACAAGAGGCAGGTGGTAAGACATCCCTAAGGCAAAGCTGGTGATCTGTTCCAGCACGTTTCTGGaaacctgcacacaaacagaagatATCAGACGTAATGcacatgaaaaacaacaatCTATTATTATAGAACTGCAAACACAATGATCCACACCCCCCCATGCATCTCTCAATCAAATATAAAACTGCAGATAAGCGGTCGTTCAGCTTAGTTTATTGCTGAGtagaagcaggaggaaacaagctgttcctgccaaataaaaaaaactgtctcAGCAAATAGATGAGACTTAGATCGATCTTCTCATCTAAGACTGAGGGAGAAAGCAGATAAGCTTGTTTCCAAAAGGTCATTTGTTTTATACAAGCACATCCATAATGCTATTGGAAATGTGTTTGTACATAGGAAACTATTATAACTCAACAGAACAACCCTGAACATAATTAACAGTTTGACCCTAAACATTTTCTATCCGTATTAGTTCATGCTCATGCTTGCCCTTTGATTAGCATcttattatgtttataattaaCAATCCATGGGCTATACTTAACTCCATCACCAGTGTTCACAATCAAGTACAATGTCAATTATAACCTTTgctatataaattaaaaaaaaaaatctgctgggTCTCTGAGTTACAGCCACCTAAGTGCATTACCCATTAAACTGTTATTCAGACATCTCACAAGGGAAATCAAATTACATTCATGTTACACCTTCAGAGTTTTTTCAGCTGCTTAAGAATTAGCATTAATAAACTCTGTAGATAGTCCCCCCCACCTCTCAGATCCCTGCATACTCTGTGACATGAGCCACAGGAACGTGAAGTAATGAGGTTGCTTGGTCTAACCTGGGAGGTGACCTGGTGCTGGTCGAAGTGGGAGAGGTGCTGGAATTTGGAGAAAATATCTTCTGCAGTGGGAAAGGCTTCTGGCTtactcctctttctcttttgtccttcctcccctcctatGTACGTGAAAAATTAGGGTAAGAAAAAGAACGAGAGGATAAAAAACACCTTAAAACAAGTCAGCTGTATTCTTTAAAGCCTGCCGGACAGGCCAACCATGAAATCAAGTTAGGCCAATGATCTGTTATCTCACTTCCAGACTCATTTGATTTGAAGCTTCAGTACCAAAGCCATGGctaaaaaaatgtaaagtaaaggAAAATGGTTCTT
This window encodes:
- the med12 gene encoding mediator of RNA polymerase II transcription subunit 12 isoform X4 codes for the protein MMAAFGILSYEHRPLKKPRLGPPDVYPQDPKQKEDELTALNVKQGFNNQPAVSGDEHGSARNVNFNPSKISSNFSSIIAEKLRCCTLPDTGRRKPQVNQKDHFYLVTARSQNAINNFFTDLAETKPLTQLAKKVPIFSKKEEVFGYFAKYSVPVMRSAWMIKMTCAYHLAITETKVKKRHAIDPCIEWTQIITKYLWEQLQKVAEFYRQFPNQGCSSPPPATPADVDTAMKQWEYNEKLAMFMFQDGMLDRHEFLTWVLECFEKVRPGEDELLRLLLPLLLQYSGEFVQSAYLSRRLAYFCTRRLNLMLSDGSLGPSTGGHPAHGILAQQGNALPPTPTSQPAGGNQPQTPFTDFYICPQHRPLVFGLSCMLQSIVLCCPSALVWHYSLTDSRNKTGSPLDLLPIAPSSLPMPGGNTAFTQQVRAKLREIEEQVKERGQAVEFRWSFDKCQETTAGFTIGRVLHTLEVLDNHSFEKSDFNNSLDSLYNRIFGSGQSKDGHEMSPDDDAVVTLLCEWAVCCKRSGRHRAMVVAKLLEKRQAEIELERCGESEVVDEKGSVSSGSLSAATLPVFQDVLLQFLDTQAPTLTEPGNESERVEFSNLVLLFCELIRHDVFSHNIYICTLISRGDLASDSHLPRPRSPSDEPSDESERKEQDAGSSVKMEDTGLSESMEIDHNSSANFDEMFSPPMHCESKGTPSPEKPAAEQDSKAGIKDKGMDPAFPQLYDQPRHIQYATHFPIPQEESASHECNQRLVVLYGVGKLRDEARHTIKKITKDILKVLNRKSTAETGGEEGQKRKRSKPEAFPTAEDIFSKFQHLSHFDQHQVTSQVSRNVLEQITSFALGMSYHLPLVQHIQFIFDLMEYSLNISGLIDFAIQLLNELSLVEAELLLKSSSLVGSYTTSLCLCIVAVLRRYHSCLILNPEQTAQVFDGLRIVVKSGVNPAECSSAERCILAYLYDLYTSCSHLKNKFGEIFSEFCSKVKNSIYCNIDPSDSNMLWDPVFMMEAIANPSAHNFNHSMVGKILNDSPANRYSFVCNVLMDVCVDHRDPERVNDIGILCAELTAYCRSLSAEWLGILKALCCSSNNGNCGFNDLLCNVDVSDLSFHDSLATFVAILIARQCLLLEDLVRCVAIPSLLNAACSEQDSEPGARLTCRILLHLFKTPQRNPFPQDGVKSDKSSVGIRSSCDRHLLAASQNSIVVGAVFAVLKAVFMLGDAELRGSGLSHPAGLDDISEGRNVSIETASLDVYAKYVLKTICQQEWVGERCLKSLSEDSSALQDPVLVNIQAQRLLQLICYPHRQLDSDDGDNPQRQRIKRILQNMDQWTMRQSSLELQLMIKQSTNNELYSLLENIAKATIEVFQKSAEMNSSNLSGNGAAAQGGSASNNSSIPSKMKPILSSSERSGVWLVAPLIAKLPTSVQGHVLKAAGEELEKGQHVGSSSRKERDRQKQKSMSLLSQQPFLSLVLTCLKGQDEQREGLLTSLYSQVQQIATNWREDQYQDDCKAKQMMHEALKLRLNLVGGMFDTVQRSTQQTTEWAVLLLDIISSGTVDMQSNNELFTTVLDMLSVLINGTLAADMSSISQGSMEENKRAYMNLVKKLRKELGDRQSESLEKVRQLLPLPKQTRDVITCEPQGSLIDTKGNKIAGFEKEGLQVSTKQKISPWDVFEGLKHSAPLSWGWFGMVRMDRKVAKFEEQQRFLLYHTHLKPKPRSYYLEPLPLPPEEEEPLTPVSQEPEKKIMEAVKPEKNVPNVPTDTNKKKPNKKKKTSTSAKTEVTNDYMNRNPGAVSYATNMPPELMQNHPYGRMPYSQQSVIYTQNQPLPPGGPGLEPPYRPPRNQQIKVMPTRPTYPGMMPSMPGMIGLDNKYPVGYKPQPSNPIPQGQMLRHQLQVRLNQSIIAMRQPPNQQYTPMQASQGYTTYGTPLGMQQHQPQGSGIVSSSYGNQSFQGTHPGANLAVVDPLRQMQPRPSGYVHQQAPGYVHNMQNTPRFAHQPPQQTPIMHGLGHIGGQGIHPGMRPNQMLAEQQQQQQQQQAAQQQQQQQQQQQQQQQQQQYLRQQAAIRQQQQVQQQQQQQQQQQVQSQQVPPQQQVTQQQQQQVSAVPPPGQAQNQGLGMQPLPPQQPMFPRQGMQQTQQQQQTAALVRQLQQQLSNQQPGQGTNSYF
- the med12 gene encoding mediator of RNA polymerase II transcription subunit 12 isoform X7, with protein sequence MMAAFGILSYEHRPLKKPRLGPPDVYPQDPKQKEDELTALNVKQGFNNQPAVSGDEHGSARNVNFNPSKISSNFSSIIAEKLRCCTLPDTGRRKPQVNQKDHFYLVTARSQNAINNFFTDLAETKPLTQLAKKVPIFSKKEEVFGYFAKYSVPVMRSAWMIKMTCAYHLAITETKVKKRHAIDPCIEWTQIITKYLWEQLQKVAEFYRQFPNQGCSSPPPATPADVDTAMKQWEYNEKLAMFMFQDGMLDRHEFLTWVLECFEKVRPGEDELLRLLLPLLLQYSGEFVQSAYLSRRLAYFCTRRLNLMLSDGSLGPSTGGHPAHGILAQQGNALPPTPTSQPAGGNQPQTPFTDFYICPQHRPLVFGLSCMLQSIVLCCPSALVWHYSLTDSRNKTGSPLDLLPIAPSSLPMPGGNTAFTQQVRAKLREIEEQVKERGQAVEFRWSFDKCQETTAGFTIGRVLHTLEVLDNHSFEKSDFNNSLDSLYNRIFGSGQSKDGHEMSPDDDAVVTLLCEWAVCCKRSGRHRAMVVAKLLEKRQAEIELERCGESEVVDEKGSVSSGSLSAATLPVFQDVLLQFLDTQAPTLTEPGNESERVEFSNLVLLFCELIRHDVFSHNIYICTLISRGDLASDSHLPRPRSPSDEPSDESERKEQDAGSSVKMEDTGLSESMEIDHNSSANFDEMFSPPMHCESKGTPSPEKPAAEQDSKAGIKDKGMDPAFPQLYDQPRHIQYATHFPIPQEESASHECNQRLVVLYGVGKLRDEARHTIKKITKDILKVLNRKSTAETGGEEGQKRKRSKPEAFPTAEDIFSKFQHLSHFDQHQVTSQVSRNVLEQITSFALGMSYHLPLVQHIQFIFDLMEYSLNISGLIDFAIQLLNELSLVEAELLLKSSSLVGSYTTSLCLCIVAVLRRYHSCLILNPEQTAQVFDGLRIVVKSGVNPAECSSAERCILAYLYDLYTSCSHLKNKFGEIFSEFCSKVKNSIYCNIDPSDSNMLWDPVFMMEAIANPSAHNFNHSMVGKILNDSPANRYSFVCNVLMDVCVDHRDPERVNDIGILCAELTAYCRSLSAEWLGILKALCCSSNNGNCGFNDLLCNVDVSDLSFHDSLATFVAILIARQCLLLEDLVRCVAIPSLLNAACSEQDSEPGARLTCRILLHLFKTPQRNPFPQDGVKSDKSSVGIRSSCDRHLLAASQNSIVVGAVFAVLKAVFMLGDAELRGSGLSHPAGLDDISEGRNVSIETASLDVYAKYVLKTICQQEWVGERCLKSLSEDSSALQDPVLVNIQAQRLLQLICYPHRQLDSDDGDNPQRQRIKRILQNMDQWTMRQSSLELQLMIKQSTNNELYSLLENIAKATIEVFQKSAEMNSSNLSGNGAAAQGGSASNNSSIPSKMKPILSSSERSGVWLVAPLIAKLPTSVQGHVLKAAGEELEKGQHVGSSSRKERDRQKQKSMSLLSQQPFLSLVLTCLKGQDEQREGLLTSLYSQVQQIATNWREDQYQDDCKAKQMMHEALKLRLNLVGGMFDTVQRSTQQTTEWAVLLLDIISSGTVDMQSNNELFTTVLDMLSVLINGTLAADMSSISQGSMEENKRAYMNLVKKLRKELGDRQSESLEKVRQLLPLPKQTRDVITCEPQGSLIDTKGNKIAGFEKEGLQVSTKQKISPWDVFEGLKHSAPLSWGWFGMVRMDRKVAKFEEQQRFLLYHTHLKPKPRSYYLEPLPLPPEEEEPLTPVSQEPEKKIMEAVKPEKNVPNVPTDTNKKKPNKKKKTSTSAKTEVTNQDYMNRNPGAVSYATNMPPELMQNHPYGRMPYSQQSVIYTQNQPLPPGGPGLEPPYRPPRNQQIKVMPTRPTYPGMMPSMPGMIGLDNKYPVGYKPQPSNPIPQGQMLRHQLQNQSIIAMRQPPNQQYTPMQASQGYTTYGTPLGMQQHQPQGSGIVSSSYGNQSFQGTHPGANLAVVDPLRQMQPRPSGYVHQQAPGYVHNMQNTPRFAHQPPQQTPIMHGLGHIGGQGIHPGMRPNQMLAEQQQQQQQQQAAQQQQQQQQQQQQQQQQQQYLRQQAAIRQQQQVQQQQQQQQQQQVQSQQVPPQQQVTQQQQQQVSAVPPPGQAQNQGLGMQPLPPQQPMFPRQGMQQTQQQQQTAALVRQLQQQLSNQQPGQGTNSYF